Below is a genomic region from [Chlorobium] sp. 445.
TCGGTAGTGATAGGTTTTTTTGCGCTCTTTGTGTTAGCAGGATTTTTGCAAAGCCTTACGGGTGCAGAGTCTCGCTTGAACGCCTTGGTGGCTGGTGTTGCCATGTCTCTGACTGCAATTCCTATTATTTTTACGATTTCGGAAGATGCCCTCTCAGCAGTGCCTAAATCTATTCAAGAAGCCAGTTACGGGCTTGGGGCCACGAAGTGGGAAACAGCTTTTTACATCACTTTTCCAACTGCTTATCCGGGTATTTTTGCTGCAACAATCTTGGGCTTTGGTCGCACAATCGGAGAAACCCTCATCGTGCTTATGGCAAGCGGCAATGCCGCAATTTCTTCTTGGTCGCTCATCGACTCTGCGCGCACACTCACAGCCACTATCGGTGCAGAAATGGCAGAAGTTGTCTTCGGTGACCCGCATTACAACGTCCTTTTTCTTATCGGTACCGCTCTTTTTCTTTTTGCATTGATTCTCAATAGCATCGCAGAGTTTTATATCAAAGAAAGATTGATGAAAAAATTTAGGGGTAGCTAGTACATCCATGTCCATTGTTTTTCTAAGGCAATCAAAGATGTAGCCAAACTTCTCGACGATGAACAAACAAATTTTAGGCGGTTTTTATACAGGTGCTACTGCATTTGCTGTAATACTGATTTTTCTCATTGTTGCCATTATTCTGTTTGACATCTTACGTGGCGGATTAGCCAAACTGAGTTGGGAGTTTCTGACGCAGCCGCCGCGTGAAGGTATGACAGAAGGAGGAATTTTCCCTGCCATTTATGGTACCGTCGTACTGGTGATTTTGATGTCTATTGTTGGTCTTCCATTCGGCATCATCACGGCTATTTATCTTTCTGAATACACGACGGCACAAAGTCGGTTTGCGCGTGCTGTACGCTTTGCCGTTAGCAATTTAGCCAGTGTGCCTTCTATCGTGTTTGGCTTGTTTGGGTTAGGATTTTTCGTGCAGTTTATTGGTGCAGGATTAGATGCTGCGTTTGCGCTAGAAGATGAGGTCATTTGGGGCAAACCTGCCTTGATTTGGGCTGCTGCAACCCTTGCTTTGCTTACACTGCCAGTTACGATTGTCTCCGTCGAGGAAGCCTTGCGCAATGTGCCGCGTGAATACCGCGAAGCCTCACATGCACTTGGCGCCACCAAGTGGCAAACGATCTGGCACACGGTTTTGCCTAATGCCGTCAGTGGTATTCTGACCGGCGCCATTCTTGCCGTTAGCCGCGGCGCTGGTGAAGTTGCGCCCTTGCTTTTTACCGGCGCAGCATTTTTTCTACCCAAACTCCCCAATTCGCTCGATGACCAGTTTATGCATTTAGGCTATCATCTCTATGTGCTTGCTACACAGTCGGTTAATGTCGAACTCACTTTGCCCCTTCAGTACAGCACTACACTGGTCTTGCTTGTTCTTACCTTCACATTGAATCTTACCGCCATCTTGATTCGATATCGGCTTCGTAGCCAGTTTTCTCTGTAAGCATATTGCAACTTTGTTCTGCAGGCTTCACTGCAGCAGGTCTCCTCGTCTATAAATTGCTTTGCCCTAACTGCACATTTTGCGATTCTAGAAACACACTTTGTTGCGCCCTGTGCGTTTTGCCTCGTAGAGTTTTTCATCTGCAGCGTGCAGCACCGCATCAAGGTCGTGATAACCTTTAGCTTCAACGACGCCGATGCTAATTGTGATAGCCAGATCGGGATGCATTTTTTGCCAGTCATAATTTTGCACACTTAGGCGAATTTTCTCGCAAGCAGCCACAGCTTTGGACAGAGGGGTTTCCGGCATTACGATTACAAATTCTTCACCGCCATATCGTGCAATGATATCATTGCTGCGCGATTCCGAGCGAAAAATTTTTGCCAGTTCCCGCAGCACCTCATCACCGACTTGATGCGAGAAACGGTCGTTGACTTGCTTGAAGAAATCAATATCCAACATAGCAACGCTGAGTGTTCGCTCATAGCGCCGTGAACGCTCGAGTTCTTGACTGAGTTCAATATCCAGATATCTTCGGTTAAGCAATTTGGTTAAGCCATCTTCACGCGCTTGGCGTTCTAAAACTTTTGCCTGCTCTTGAACTTGCAGCAGCAGTGCTGTCTTCTGGGCATTTGCTTCACGCAAAGATTCCATCAACTTTTGCAATTCCTGATTTGCCTTGACAAGTTCGATATTTTTTAACCGATAGATTTCCATCTCACGCTGTGCTTTTTCCGCATCGTATTGAATGGAGATGCTGCGAAGTTTTTGTGCCATTTCACGGCTGAGTACTTCTTCTTTGAGACTATGAAATTTTTTGAAGTGGAACAGGGCTTTTTCAAAATCTTGGATGCGTTCATAGGCTTGCGCCATAGCTTCATGGACTTTGTAGACACATTCCTTTAATTTTCTTTCTTCGGCAACCGACAACGCCGTTGAAAGATGCTGGAGCGCCTGTGCTATGTTATTTTTTTCTATGAATAGCGTGCCTAAACGTGTGAGTGCAATCACCACGCCGTGCTTATGTTGCACTTCTTTTGAAATCTCGAGGCTTTGAAAATAAAACTTTTCGGCTTCCACAAGATTATTTTGCTTCTGGTAGAGCGCGCCTATGTTAGCCAGCGTTACGCCTTCTCCGCGCTTATCTCCAACCCGGCGGCGCATCTCCAGCGCTTTTTGATAGTAGTCTAACGCACGCTGCATATCGCCAATGCGCTCATACGTCTCTCCAAGTTCATTGAGCGTATAAGCCTGGCCTTGCAAATTTCCCAGTTCTTCTTTGAGTGCAAGACTCTTAAACAAATATGCAAATGCTTTCGGGGCATCATTAAGCCGCGCTTGCACACGCCCTAAATCATTGTATGAGTAAGCTTCACCTAATTTATCGCCTGTCTCTTCTTTGAGTTTAAGGCTTCTGAGGTAGTAGTTAATGGCGTTCGGATAATCTCCCAAGCGGTAGTGCACGTTGCCAATCCAGTTCAGCACATGCCCTTGAGAGATTTTATCGTCAAGATTTTGGTAGGCAGAGAGCACGTAAAGTAATTCTCTGAGGGCATCTTCATAATCGGAGATCAAATACTTGCACACAGCATGATAATACAGGCTACGCACAGCGCCTTTTTCATAGCCCAGTTTTTTTGCCATAGCATGTGCGGCGTTGCTAAGGTCAATACTGCGTTGTGGGTTGATATCTTTGACTTCCCATGCATAGTCGTTAAGCAAATCCACTTTTTCTATACTTTCAGGTAAACTTTCAAGACGCTGCTCTATATTGCTCAATTTTTCTATCAGTTCCATTAGCCA
It encodes:
- the pstC gene encoding phosphate ABC transporter permease subunit PstC, which encodes MPIMQLQSTTSARAERIDFLMRAIILVVATIALSMIFLIFIFTFKEAKDVFFDAETRHEVLPTLFSTNWQPISDSPKYGIIPLLIGTLKTTLIAMVIAVPIGVLAAIYTSCFSPIWFKELIKPVVELLAGFPSVVIGFFALFVLAGFLQSLTGAESRLNALVAGVAMSLTAIPIIFTISEDALSAVPKSIQEASYGLGATKWETAFYITFPTAYPGIFAATILGFGRTIGETLIVLMASGNAAISSWSLIDSARTLTATIGAEMAEVVFGDPHYNVLFLIGTALFLFALILNSIAEFYIKERLMKKFRGS
- the pstA gene encoding phosphate ABC transporter, permease protein PstA translates to MNKQILGGFYTGATAFAVILIFLIVAIILFDILRGGLAKLSWEFLTQPPREGMTEGGIFPAIYGTVVLVILMSIVGLPFGIITAIYLSEYTTAQSRFARAVRFAVSNLASVPSIVFGLFGLGFFVQFIGAGLDAAFALEDEVIWGKPALIWAAATLALLTLPVTIVSVEEALRNVPREYREASHALGATKWQTIWHTVLPNAVSGILTGAILAVSRGAGEVAPLLFTGAAFFLPKLPNSLDDQFMHLGYHLYVLATQSVNVELTLPLQYSTTLVLLVLTFTLNLTAILIRYRLRSQFSL